One window from the genome of Echinicola vietnamensis DSM 17526 encodes:
- a CDS encoding 1-acyl-sn-glycerol-3-phosphate acyltransferase, producing MDKNDWSLEESKKKFIEIKEVIRDKNPKLLKWIPGFVLNYIRKITHEDEVNRLMADYGHLHGMEFVNALILDFGVQIDLKGAENIPQTAPVIFVSNHPLGGFDGIAFMHAIGKYRQDIRFLVNDILTNVKNFDPLFVPVNKHGSHGRKAARLIEETYAGENAVLVFPAGLVSRKQAHGISDLEWKKSFITKAKKYKKDIVPVYIDGRNSSFFYNLAKFRKKIGVKANIEMMYLADEMFGQKNKKVTIHVGKPISYQYFDDTKSEKDWAAEVKSIVYSMASES from the coding sequence TTGGACAAAAACGATTGGTCATTGGAGGAGTCGAAAAAGAAATTTATTGAAATCAAAGAGGTCATCCGGGACAAAAATCCCAAACTGCTAAAGTGGATTCCGGGCTTCGTGCTGAATTACATTCGAAAAATCACCCATGAAGACGAGGTGAATCGGCTGATGGCAGATTACGGGCATTTGCACGGGATGGAATTCGTCAATGCCTTAATACTGGATTTTGGCGTCCAAATTGACCTTAAGGGGGCAGAAAATATCCCCCAAACAGCACCGGTGATCTTTGTGTCAAACCACCCCCTTGGAGGATTTGATGGAATTGCCTTTATGCATGCCATCGGCAAGTACCGGCAGGATATTCGGTTTTTGGTGAATGATATTTTGACTAATGTCAAGAACTTTGATCCGTTGTTTGTCCCAGTAAACAAGCATGGCAGTCATGGGCGAAAAGCCGCGAGGTTGATAGAAGAAACCTATGCCGGGGAAAATGCCGTATTGGTTTTTCCTGCAGGACTGGTTTCAAGAAAACAGGCCCATGGCATCAGTGACCTAGAATGGAAGAAGAGCTTTATCACCAAAGCCAAAAAGTATAAAAAAGATATCGTACCCGTCTACATTGATGGCAGAAACTCTTCTTTTTTTTATAACTTGGCTAAGTTCCGTAAAAAAATCGGTGTTAAAGCCAATATTGAAATGATGTATTTGGCCGATGAGATGTTTGGCCAAAAGAACAAAAAAGTCACTATACATGTAGGAAAACCAATTTCTTACCAGTATTTTGATGATACAAAAAGTGAAAAAGACTGGGCAGCAGAAGTAAAGAGCATTGTTTACTCCATGGCCTCAGAAAGTTAA
- a CDS encoding TonB-dependent receptor — translation MKKLISFWIMVMTVWGTPHLVMGQETAILRGEVVDQDSGEKLIGASVYWKTAANEGVVSDEDGAFALPLTHVPRTLVVSYLGFGKKEIRIGKEDRESKLTVGLSSSAEGLAEVVVEGKHEEVITQSVDMGRNIVPVEALKSIPSLFGEVDVLRGLQLLPGIQTAGEGTTGLFVRGGSSDQNLIQLDGAPVYNPSHFFGFFSVFNPDALDEVDLYKGNIPATYGGRLSSVVDISMKEGRTDRIHGAGGIGNISSKITVDGPLFSDKSSFVLTGRRTYADLFLKLSNNEEINSNRLYFYDLGGKMTFRPSPKDKISISSYYGRDYLQAGDMFGFGWKNWINAAQWQKTFNKKTFLDVNGYYSRYDYMIDIMDQDNGFSWSSLLSEGGLRWFFTMIPSDKAVFEAGAHTRYYHISPVEMSTAPGSQITPITTNPGNALQQDFFVSGELEVTPKLKVEGGLRWSLYAQIGKGAEYRYDEGPGRESGEIIDTVFYDKLRPMKFYQGKEPRIALRYKITDNVSFKSAYNRNYQYLQVASNSSAGLPIDRWTLANEYIHPITSDQYSAGIYKTIQGGDWEVSLEGYYKEYDRIIDVKQGADVLFTDHLETEVLDGRGWSYGGEFLLKKNVGPTTGWFGYTYSRTFREIAGISEGKPYNPRYDRPHDISLVLQHEFSERLTANMTFVYSTGQAVSLPVGTYSVDNQEMPLYGTLRNEDRFPDYHRMDLAVTWKNKDKGKKWRGSWNVSIYNVYGRKNPYSYQFKDIVNNDIHYDSDSDGMVYSRRPGVVMTYLFTFLPSISYNFEF, via the coding sequence ATGAAAAAGCTTATATCCTTTTGGATAATGGTGATGACCGTTTGGGGAACTCCTCATTTGGTCATGGGGCAAGAAACGGCCATCCTTCGAGGAGAGGTGGTCGACCAAGATAGCGGGGAAAAACTGATTGGTGCTTCTGTCTATTGGAAAACGGCAGCAAATGAGGGGGTTGTCAGTGATGAAGATGGTGCTTTTGCATTGCCATTGACCCACGTGCCCCGGACCTTGGTCGTGTCATATTTGGGGTTTGGAAAAAAGGAAATTCGGATAGGGAAGGAAGATAGGGAGAGCAAGTTGACCGTGGGGCTTTCCTCATCCGCCGAAGGGCTTGCGGAGGTGGTCGTGGAAGGGAAACATGAAGAAGTCATTACCCAAAGTGTGGACATGGGCAGAAATATCGTTCCAGTGGAGGCCTTAAAATCCATCCCCAGTTTATTTGGTGAAGTGGACGTGCTCCGTGGGCTCCAGCTGCTTCCCGGTATCCAGACCGCAGGAGAGGGGACGACGGGCTTATTTGTCCGCGGTGGCAGTTCGGACCAAAACCTTATCCAGTTGGATGGAGCTCCTGTTTATAATCCCTCCCATTTTTTTGGTTTCTTTTCTGTGTTTAATCCAGATGCCTTGGATGAAGTGGACCTCTATAAGGGGAATATCCCGGCAACTTATGGCGGCAGGTTATCGTCCGTGGTGGACATTTCCATGAAAGAGGGGCGTACAGACAGGATCCATGGAGCAGGGGGGATTGGGAATATCAGTTCCAAGATCACGGTGGATGGACCGCTGTTTTCAGATAAGTCATCTTTTGTGCTTACCGGAAGAAGGACCTATGCGGACCTGTTTCTGAAACTCTCCAATAACGAAGAGATCAACAGTAATCGGCTGTATTTTTATGACTTGGGCGGTAAGATGACTTTTAGGCCCTCCCCAAAGGATAAAATCAGCATTTCCAGTTACTATGGCCGGGACTATTTGCAGGCGGGGGACATGTTTGGCTTTGGTTGGAAAAACTGGATCAATGCTGCCCAGTGGCAAAAGACCTTTAATAAAAAGACTTTTCTCGATGTCAATGGATACTATTCCCGATACGATTATATGATCGATATCATGGACCAAGACAACGGGTTCAGCTGGAGCAGCTTATTGTCAGAAGGAGGGCTGCGGTGGTTTTTTACCATGATACCCAGCGATAAGGCCGTTTTTGAAGCCGGTGCCCATACCCGGTATTATCACATTTCCCCGGTGGAAATGAGTACGGCCCCGGGAAGCCAAATTACCCCGATCACGACCAATCCAGGCAATGCCCTGCAGCAGGACTTTTTTGTTTCTGGAGAACTGGAAGTCACCCCAAAGCTTAAAGTGGAAGGGGGGCTGCGATGGAGCTTGTACGCCCAGATCGGCAAAGGCGCAGAATATCGCTACGATGAAGGACCCGGTAGGGAAAGCGGAGAAATCATCGATACCGTGTTCTACGATAAATTGCGCCCCATGAAATTCTATCAAGGCAAAGAACCGCGGATTGCTTTGCGCTATAAGATTACCGACAACGTTTCTTTCAAAAGTGCCTATAACCGAAATTACCAATACCTTCAGGTGGCTTCCAACAGCTCCGCAGGCTTACCAATAGACCGATGGACACTTGCCAATGAATACATCCATCCGATCACCTCGGACCAGTATTCTGCGGGGATTTACAAAACGATTCAAGGCGGCGATTGGGAAGTGTCTTTGGAGGGGTATTATAAAGAATACGATCGGATCATTGATGTAAAGCAAGGAGCTGATGTGCTTTTTACGGATCATTTGGAAACAGAAGTGTTGGATGGCAGAGGATGGTCCTATGGCGGTGAGTTTTTGCTGAAGAAGAATGTAGGCCCCACCACGGGATGGTTCGGGTATACTTATTCGAGGACCTTTCGGGAAATCGCCGGCATCAGTGAGGGTAAACCCTACAATCCGCGTTATGATCGGCCCCATGATATTTCACTGGTATTGCAGCATGAGTTCAGTGAGCGGTTGACCGCTAATATGACCTTTGTGTACTCCACAGGGCAAGCGGTGAGCCTTCCCGTGGGGACTTACTCCGTAGACAATCAGGAGATGCCACTATATGGGACCTTGCGGAACGAGGACCGGTTTCCGGATTATCACCGGATGGATTTGGCCGTTACCTGGAAGAACAAGGACAAAGGCAAAAAATGGAGGGGAAGCTGGAATGTCAGTATCTATAATGTTTACGGGAGAAAAAATCCCTATTCTTACCAGTTTAAGGATATCGTAAACAATGATATTCATTACGATTCAGACTCCGATGGAATGGTTTACTCCAGGAGACCAGGAGTGGTGATGACTTACCTGTTCACCTTTTTACCTTCTATTTCTTATAACTTTGAATTTTAA
- a CDS encoding vWA domain-containing protein — MIWAYPDLTLIGILAAVFGALYFLYLVRFYRINKRLKVKKHRLLMKMGLRIVYFLLFLVALAGPSVGNATKEIKQEGKDLFIAIDLSQSMNAADISPSRLQRVKFELKNLIKNFSSDRIGLIIFSSEAFIQCPLTFDQNVLQLHLDGLNTNLVPNYGTDIAAPLALAIQKFHTDENQDPKSKSIVLISDGENFGDNLNNILDQLKDEGIRVFSLGVGTEKGSTIPKGNGVIMDESSNAPAVSKLSSKTLKRIASETNGQYFEISDENQEIPQLISSIEKLEGAVTGSRTVEASANKYFYFLLAALGLAILDMILPLKTISM; from the coding sequence ATGATTTGGGCATATCCTGACTTAACATTAATTGGTATACTCGCCGCCGTATTTGGGGCGCTTTATTTTCTTTACCTTGTGCGTTTCTATCGCATCAATAAAAGGCTGAAGGTCAAAAAACACCGCTTGCTAATGAAGATGGGCTTGCGGATCGTGTACTTTTTGCTCTTCTTGGTAGCACTGGCGGGACCTTCCGTGGGCAACGCCACCAAAGAAATCAAACAAGAAGGCAAGGACCTGTTCATTGCGATCGACCTGTCCCAATCCATGAATGCCGCGGACATCAGTCCTTCCAGGCTCCAGCGGGTGAAATTTGAGCTGAAAAACCTCATTAAAAATTTCAGCTCCGACCGTATCGGCCTGATCATCTTTAGTTCGGAGGCTTTTATCCAATGTCCGCTGACCTTTGACCAGAATGTCCTGCAGCTGCACCTGGACGGCCTGAACACCAACTTGGTGCCCAACTATGGTACGGACATCGCGGCGCCATTGGCACTGGCCATCCAGAAATTCCATACAGACGAAAACCAAGATCCAAAATCCAAATCCATCGTGCTGATCAGTGACGGGGAGAATTTTGGAGACAACCTTAACAATATCCTGGACCAGCTAAAGGATGAAGGCATTAGGGTCTTCAGCCTTGGCGTAGGTACAGAAAAGGGCAGCACCATCCCCAAAGGAAACGGTGTGATCATGGACGAATCTTCCAATGCGCCAGCGGTCAGCAAACTGAGCTCAAAAACCTTGAAAAGAATTGCCAGTGAAACCAATGGCCAGTATTTTGAAATCAGTGACGAAAATCAGGAGATTCCGCAGCTGATTTCTTCCATCGAAAAGCTGGAAGGCGCCGTCACTGGTTCCAGAACAGTAGAAGCTTCTGCCAATAAGTATTTTTACTTCTTGCTGGCAGCACTTGGCTTGGCAATACTCGATATGATCTTGCCCCTGAAAACCATCAGTATGTAA
- a CDS encoding acetyl-CoA C-acyltransferase has protein sequence MKEVYIISAVRTPLGSFGGKLSGLTAVELGAQAIKGALGRAQVTPEQVDEVIMGNVLSANLGQAPARQAAIGAGIGYHVPCTTVNKVCASGMKSVMFAAQSIMTGQSDIIVAGGMESMSNVPYYIPKARFGYKFGNGEFVDGLAKDGLHEVYYNFPMGNCADNTAKEKNISREAQDEYAIQSYRRAAEAWKAQAFQDEVIPVTFKSRKGESITVDEDEEYQNVLFEKIPSLRPVFDKEGTVTAANASTMNDGAAALVLMSKEKAEALGLQPVAKILGFADAATDPIWFTTAPALAIPKALKNAGIQAEAVDYYEINEAFSAVALANQQELNIPNDRLNVFGGAVSLGHPLGASGARIMATLHSVLRQKGGKIGVAGICNGGGGASAMVIENLR, from the coding sequence ATGAAAGAAGTTTATATCATCTCAGCCGTACGGACTCCCTTGGGGAGTTTTGGCGGCAAACTGTCCGGACTCACCGCGGTAGAACTCGGCGCCCAAGCCATCAAAGGCGCTTTGGGACGGGCACAAGTCACCCCAGAACAAGTCGATGAAGTGATCATGGGAAACGTCCTGTCGGCCAACCTTGGTCAGGCACCTGCTCGCCAAGCGGCCATAGGTGCCGGTATTGGCTACCATGTTCCCTGCACCACGGTAAACAAAGTCTGTGCATCGGGCATGAAGTCGGTGATGTTTGCTGCCCAGTCCATCATGACGGGCCAAAGTGACATCATCGTGGCCGGCGGCATGGAAAGCATGTCCAATGTCCCCTACTACATTCCCAAAGCCCGCTTCGGCTATAAATTTGGCAATGGGGAATTTGTCGACGGCCTCGCCAAGGACGGCCTGCATGAAGTGTACTACAATTTCCCCATGGGCAATTGTGCGGATAACACCGCCAAGGAAAAAAACATCAGCCGTGAAGCGCAGGACGAATATGCCATTCAATCCTACCGACGTGCTGCCGAAGCTTGGAAAGCACAGGCATTTCAGGACGAAGTGATTCCCGTAACCTTCAAGAGCAGGAAAGGAGAAAGCATCACCGTGGACGAGGACGAGGAATACCAAAACGTCCTGTTCGAAAAAATCCCTTCCTTGCGTCCGGTGTTTGACAAGGAAGGTACGGTCACCGCAGCCAACGCTTCCACCATGAACGACGGCGCCGCTGCACTGGTCTTGATGAGCAAGGAAAAGGCCGAAGCCCTAGGCCTCCAACCCGTTGCCAAAATCCTTGGCTTTGCCGATGCGGCCACGGATCCGATTTGGTTTACCACGGCGCCCGCTTTGGCCATCCCAAAGGCCCTTAAAAACGCAGGTATACAAGCAGAAGCGGTGGACTATTATGAGATCAATGAAGCCTTCTCTGCCGTGGCCCTTGCCAACCAGCAGGAGCTGAACATCCCAAATGACCGCCTAAACGTCTTTGGAGGAGCCGTTTCCCTCGGCCATCCGCTAGGCGCTTCCGGTGCGCGGATCATGGCCACCTTACATTCAGTTTTGCGGCAAAAAGGCGGCAAAATCGGTGTGGCCGGCATCTGCAATGGCGGTGGTGGTGCTTCTGCCATGGTCATCGAAAACCTCAGGTGA
- a CDS encoding HAEPLYID family protein has translation MNLKFSWSLLLIVALTPHAYAQMTTAEEDSLYIHKKEAKLPDKVLHAEPLYIDLIRDLGARKGEREWNLGMGLTDNTHFDAYEALIEYEWAPVDRLGLEVELPFTFYTPLAETDKGEIPANRLNSLKVAAQWTFFVNKEMATSMAIGYINEFLLADFGSFGKPLLTGNGYNPFYIVAKRWGSYFHSLIYTGPIIERDFERHQTHVTYAINPSFHYMIPGTRNFIGIECNQVIDQGDFDMTLRPQMRVGVAHNLLVGIVAGIPVERENERFSSFIRLIWEPSH, from the coding sequence ATGAACTTGAAATTTTCATGGTCACTGCTGCTGATAGTAGCGCTGACACCGCATGCCTATGCCCAAATGACAACTGCAGAAGAGGATAGTCTATACATTCATAAAAAGGAAGCAAAATTGCCCGATAAAGTACTTCACGCAGAGCCCCTTTATATTGATTTGATCAGGGATCTTGGCGCCAGAAAGGGGGAGCGGGAATGGAACCTTGGTATGGGATTGACCGATAACACCCATTTCGATGCCTATGAAGCACTGATCGAATACGAGTGGGCTCCAGTGGACCGTTTGGGATTGGAAGTAGAGCTGCCTTTTACCTTTTATACTCCATTGGCGGAAACGGACAAAGGTGAAATTCCTGCAAATAGATTGAATAGCCTGAAGGTGGCTGCACAGTGGACCTTTTTTGTGAACAAGGAGATGGCCACTTCCATGGCCATTGGCTATATCAATGAGTTTTTGCTGGCTGACTTTGGGAGTTTTGGAAAGCCATTGCTGACAGGCAACGGGTACAATCCCTTTTATATTGTCGCCAAACGCTGGGGCAGCTATTTCCATTCACTCATTTATACAGGTCCTATTATCGAGCGGGACTTTGAGCGGCACCAAACGCATGTTACCTATGCCATCAATCCCAGCTTTCATTACATGATTCCCGGGACCAGAAACTTCATTGGCATCGAATGCAATCAAGTGATTGATCAAGGGGATTTTGACATGACTCTACGGCCCCAAATGCGTGTCGGAGTAGCGCATAATTTACTGGTGGGCATCGTGGCAGGAATTCCGGTAGAGCGGGAAAATGAACGCTTCAGTTCGTTTATCCGGCTGATTTGGGAACCGTCACATTGA
- a CDS encoding STAS domain-containing protein, with amino-acid sequence MKYAVDKKEQYVIFTLQEEKLDSPLSPVLKSELLTVHAEGYKNLVLDMSQVKYADSSGLSALLVGHRAFSEDGGIFIIASPQEHVTKLIKISMLDKVMNVADSIENAADQIFMHEIDGNKEEEEEEN; translated from the coding sequence ATGAAGTACGCAGTAGATAAAAAAGAACAATACGTAATTTTCACTTTGCAGGAAGAAAAGCTGGATTCACCGCTTTCTCCGGTATTAAAGTCAGAACTTTTGACCGTGCATGCAGAAGGCTACAAAAACCTGGTCTTGGACATGAGCCAAGTCAAATATGCCGACTCCAGCGGGCTGAGCGCCCTCTTGGTGGGCCACCGGGCCTTTAGCGAAGATGGAGGAATCTTCATCATCGCCAGTCCACAAGAGCACGTCACCAAGCTGATCAAAATCTCCATGCTGGACAAAGTCATGAATGTGGCAGATTCGATCGAAAATGCAGCAGACCAAATCTTTATGCATGAGATCGACGGAAACAAGGAAGAGGAAGAAGAGGAAAACTAA
- a CDS encoding GNAT family N-acetyltransferase: MQEIIAPVDRELLKKELTPERFLRHTNNGDNQVYLVNHHNSPHIMREIGRLREVTFRGAGGGTGLPFDIDDNDTCENCYEQLIAWNPVEEEIIAGYRLIDCNKAGLNHHGEVNLSTAHLFRFTDKFKSDYLPYTIELGRSFVQPKYQPRKDNRKGIFSLDNLWDGLGAVVALHPEVKYLFGKVTMYPHFNAEARDLLLYFMNYYFPDNEHLVEPISPLPYKTDVSKFQGLFEGLDYKDGYKELNSRVRALGENIPPLINTYMNLSPTMKTFGTAMNDEFGAVEETGIMITLSDIYDSKKHRHIETFERDKFFDKEVKE; this comes from the coding sequence ATGCAAGAGATAATAGCACCTGTAGATAGGGAACTTTTAAAAAAAGAGCTGACACCAGAGCGTTTCCTGCGCCATACGAACAATGGGGACAATCAGGTCTACTTGGTCAATCACCATAACTCCCCGCACATCATGCGGGAAATAGGTCGACTGCGCGAAGTCACTTTTAGAGGAGCCGGAGGTGGCACGGGGCTGCCCTTCGATATAGATGACAATGATACCTGTGAAAACTGTTACGAACAGCTGATTGCTTGGAATCCGGTGGAGGAAGAGATCATTGCAGGTTATCGGTTGATCGACTGTAATAAGGCGGGGCTGAATCACCATGGAGAGGTAAACCTGTCCACAGCGCACTTGTTTAGATTTACGGATAAATTCAAATCCGATTACCTTCCCTATACCATTGAGTTGGGGCGGTCGTTTGTGCAGCCAAAATACCAGCCCAGGAAAGATAATCGTAAAGGAATATTCTCCCTGGACAATCTATGGGATGGATTGGGTGCCGTGGTAGCGCTGCATCCTGAAGTAAAATACCTTTTCGGAAAAGTAACCATGTATCCCCACTTCAATGCGGAAGCGCGGGACCTGCTGCTGTATTTCATGAATTATTATTTTCCAGACAATGAGCATCTGGTGGAGCCTATCAGTCCACTTCCTTATAAGACCGATGTGAGCAAATTCCAAGGGCTTTTTGAAGGCCTTGATTATAAAGACGGCTATAAAGAGCTTAACTCTCGTGTAAGGGCCTTGGGCGAAAACATTCCGCCATTGATCAATACTTATATGAACCTTTCTCCTACCATGAAGACCTTCGGGACGGCGATGAACGATGAGTTTGGAGCCGTGGAGGAAACGGGGATCATGATCACGCTTTCGGATATTTATGACAGTAAAAAGCATCGCCACATTGAGACGTTCGAGCGGGACAAGTTTTTTGATAAAGAAGTCAAGGAATAA
- a CDS encoding DUF4249 domain-containing protein, which translates to MHRIIAIMIGVMLMSCQEEVRLDLRETAPLPVVEGIWTTNSNLNQVKVSMSQSYYDSTSYRPVTDAEVYIVHEEGNNRFDFEYSEPTKSYLPVYNDRGIEGQHYTLHVRMDGNHYRSSGVLLEAPELDSLTYRYKEKRLLRPAGYYITLHGKIPFEEDNFYRVRVVRNDTLLVSRNDYLLFDDTFGTATLENGFEIETIPFDEGDEVRIGLYRLNEGAYNYLEGLVELMYNDGGLFTPPPQNPPSNFELVEGETPVLGYYMVGPVLSATVTIE; encoded by the coding sequence ATGCATAGAATAATTGCCATTATGATAGGGGTGATGCTGATGAGCTGCCAAGAGGAGGTCAGGTTGGACCTGCGGGAAACCGCACCGCTTCCAGTGGTGGAAGGGATCTGGACCACCAACAGCAACTTGAACCAAGTGAAAGTTTCGATGAGCCAGTCGTATTATGACTCCACTTCCTACCGGCCTGTGACCGATGCAGAGGTGTACATTGTGCATGAGGAGGGAAATAACCGTTTTGATTTCGAATATTCCGAACCGACCAAATCCTACCTGCCCGTATACAATGACCGGGGGATTGAAGGGCAACATTATACCTTACACGTCAGAATGGACGGGAACCATTACCGTTCTTCAGGCGTGTTGCTGGAAGCTCCAGAGCTGGACAGTCTGACGTACCGTTATAAGGAGAAAAGATTGCTAAGACCTGCCGGATATTACATTACCCTGCATGGCAAGATTCCTTTTGAGGAAGATAATTTTTACCGTGTCCGCGTGGTGCGAAATGACACCTTGTTGGTGTCCAGAAATGATTACTTGTTGTTTGATGATACCTTCGGGACGGCAACACTCGAGAATGGGTTTGAAATAGAGACCATCCCCTTTGATGAGGGCGATGAGGTGCGCATCGGGCTCTACCGCTTGAATGAAGGGGCCTATAATTATTTGGAAGGGCTGGTAGAACTTATGTACAATGATGGGGGACTGTTTACCCCTCCGCCCCAAAATCCGCCAAGCAATTTCGAATTGGTGGAAGGGGAGACGCCTGTTTTGGGATATTACATGGTCGGGCCTGTTTTGTCGGCTACGGTCACGATCGAATGA
- a CDS encoding phosphoribosylaminoimidazolesuccinocarboxamide synthase produces the protein MNTAIKETQFEFPNQTGFYKGKVRDVYMFEDKIAVVASDRISAFDVVLPLPIPFKGQVLNQIAAKFLAATADIVPNWVTSTPDPNVTIGKKCEPFKVEMVIRGYLAGHAWREYREGKRSICGVSLPEGLKENDKLPEPIITPTTKADEGHDEDISREDILAQGIVSAEDYAILEKYTRALFLRGTEMAADKGLILVDTKYEFGKADGNIYLIDEVHTPDSSRYFYAKGYEENQETNQPQKQLSKEFVRQWLIANDFQGKEGQKVPNMPNKIVNDISDRYIELYEMITGEKFQKADNTDMMDRIRKSIEENI, from the coding sequence ATGAATACGGCCATCAAAGAAACCCAATTTGAATTCCCGAATCAAACTGGTTTTTACAAAGGGAAAGTCCGGGATGTCTACATGTTTGAAGACAAGATTGCGGTAGTCGCCTCCGACAGGATCTCTGCATTTGACGTGGTCCTTCCCCTGCCCATTCCTTTTAAAGGCCAAGTGCTGAACCAGATCGCAGCCAAGTTTCTGGCGGCCACAGCGGACATTGTGCCCAACTGGGTGACTTCTACGCCCGATCCGAATGTGACGATCGGCAAAAAGTGTGAGCCCTTTAAGGTGGAAATGGTCATCAGGGGCTACCTTGCCGGCCACGCTTGGCGGGAGTACCGCGAGGGCAAAAGGAGCATCTGCGGGGTCAGTCTGCCGGAAGGCCTTAAAGAAAACGACAAGCTTCCCGAGCCCATCATCACGCCGACAACCAAGGCCGACGAAGGCCACGATGAGGACATCAGCAGGGAAGATATCCTCGCTCAGGGCATTGTCAGTGCTGAAGATTATGCCATTCTCGAAAAGTACACCAGGGCACTCTTTCTGCGCGGCACCGAAATGGCGGCTGACAAAGGGTTGATCCTCGTGGACACCAAATATGAATTTGGCAAGGCCGATGGTAACATCTACCTGATCGACGAAGTGCACACCCCGGATTCCTCGCGCTACTTTTATGCAAAGGGCTATGAGGAAAACCAAGAAACCAACCAGCCCCAAAAGCAACTTTCCAAAGAGTTTGTAAGGCAGTGGCTTATCGCCAATGATTTCCAAGGCAAAGAGGGCCAGAAGGTACCCAATATGCCCAATAAAATTGTAAATGATATTTCCGACCGTTATATTGAGCTTTATGAGATGATTACTGGTGAAAAATTCCAGAAAGCAGACAATACCGATATGATGGACAGGATCAGGAAATCCATTGAAGAAAACATTTGA
- a CDS encoding toxin-antitoxin system YwqK family antitoxin, translating into MFLKYTILFFLSLLCFYGNAQDTVRTYYDEEQSKLMEIYFSENDQIEGTYRRYYEDGSLQLEGMFVNGKREGVFVHYYPEQGDTLKTVAYENNLREGPALSYDQSGNLIQKAAFQEDMMEGTLETYFPEGALKMTGPFLHNKPQGKHTEYYSSGTVRSEANYEAGVLEGSFKSFYENGQLQSHEHYEAGQLDGQVTAYYPNGQLKEQAYYDKGVQDDVFTAYFEDGQIAKKGNYKNGRPDGVFKTFYPSGTTKALIEYKKGTPVGNQILYYPSAKKSEVIAYDRDGIKQQHIFYHENGQIQKKVQLVQGVPQGQVIAYDEDGRKQEVIPYQYGQWDGTYRRFDQAGNLILEQEFRKGKPYGEEKSYHPNGQLKTLTTYDAGWKHGPYQSVNPQGTVLVEGSYWYNKKSNTWKYYDEEGTLIKTEKYDKKGKLVE; encoded by the coding sequence ATGTTTTTAAAATATACCATCCTCTTCTTCCTGTCATTGCTGTGCTTTTATGGTAACGCCCAAGACACGGTACGCACCTATTATGATGAAGAGCAATCCAAGCTAATGGAAATTTACTTTTCGGAAAATGACCAAATCGAGGGGACCTATCGGCGGTATTACGAAGACGGGTCGCTCCAGCTTGAAGGGATGTTTGTCAACGGAAAGCGGGAAGGGGTTTTCGTCCATTACTATCCCGAGCAGGGCGACACCCTCAAAACCGTCGCATACGAGAACAATCTTCGGGAAGGTCCTGCCCTCTCCTACGACCAGTCCGGAAACCTGATCCAAAAGGCCGCTTTCCAGGAGGACATGATGGAAGGGACATTGGAAACCTATTTCCCGGAGGGTGCCTTAAAAATGACCGGACCATTTCTTCATAACAAGCCACAGGGAAAGCACACCGAGTACTACTCAAGTGGAACCGTCCGGTCTGAAGCCAATTACGAAGCGGGAGTCCTGGAAGGCAGCTTCAAGAGCTTTTACGAAAACGGTCAACTGCAATCCCATGAACATTACGAGGCCGGACAGCTGGACGGCCAAGTCACCGCCTATTATCCCAACGGCCAACTAAAAGAGCAAGCTTATTATGACAAAGGCGTCCAAGACGATGTGTTTACAGCCTATTTTGAGGATGGTCAAATAGCCAAAAAGGGCAACTACAAAAACGGCCGTCCTGATGGAGTGTTCAAAACATTCTATCCGTCCGGCACCACCAAAGCGCTCATCGAATATAAAAAAGGAACACCCGTCGGGAACCAAATCCTTTACTATCCCTCCGCCAAAAAATCGGAAGTCATCGCCTATGATCGTGATGGGATCAAACAGCAGCATATCTTTTACCATGAAAATGGCCAAATCCAAAAGAAGGTCCAACTGGTGCAGGGAGTGCCCCAAGGACAAGTCATTGCCTACGATGAAGATGGACGCAAACAGGAGGTAATCCCCTACCAATACGGGCAGTGGGATGGCACCTACCGCCGATTCGACCAAGCAGGCAACCTTATACTGGAGCAGGAATTCAGAAAAGGCAAACCATATGGCGAAGAAAAGTCCTATCACCCTAATGGTCAGCTCAAGACCTTGACCACTTACGATGCAGGTTGGAAACACGGGCCCTACCAATCGGTGAATCCACAAGGAACCGTTCTCGTAGAGGGCAGTTATTGGTACAATAAAAAATCCAATACATGGAAATATTATGACGAGGAAGGAACCCTCATCAAAACAGAAAAATATGATAAAAAAGGGAAATTAGTTGAATAA